In Amycolatopsis sp. EV170708-02-1, the following are encoded in one genomic region:
- a CDS encoding carboxymuconolactone decarboxylase family protein, with the protein MSTTKGPRSRMPNPLPFVPELAEVGAGLHQVIKNGTIPTTTVSLVHLRAGQLLGSTYFVVRETRALRELGESEERITSVVTWHDATCFTDAERVALELVEAVFTANPSGERVPDELYARASARYDDKALWTLVMVIAHIGFFAPAALIAKPIPGMPPGRNYTD; encoded by the coding sequence ATGTCCACCACAAAGGGCCCGCGGTCGCGGATGCCCAACCCGCTCCCGTTCGTTCCCGAGCTGGCGGAAGTCGGCGCCGGCCTGCACCAGGTCATCAAGAACGGCACCATTCCCACCACCACCGTCAGTCTGGTGCACCTGCGCGCCGGGCAGCTGCTCGGCAGTACGTACTTCGTCGTCCGTGAGACGCGCGCGCTGCGAGAGCTCGGGGAATCCGAGGAGCGGATCACCTCCGTGGTCACCTGGCACGACGCGACCTGTTTCACCGATGCCGAACGGGTCGCGCTGGAGCTGGTGGAAGCCGTCTTCACCGCCAACCCGTCGGGGGAGCGCGTTCCCGACGAGCTGTACGCCAGGGCGTCCGCGCGCTACGACGACAAGGCGCTCTGGACGCTCGTCATGGTCATCGCCCACATCGGGTTCTTCGCCCCCGCCGCGCTCATCGCGAAGCCGATCCCGGGGATGCCGCCCGGCCGGAACTACACCGACTGA
- a CDS encoding RNA polymerase sigma-70 factor, protein MTERHGSALDPATETFVAHRNLLFTVAYEMLGSATDAEDVLQETWLRWSGVAFDTVLDPRAFLVRITTRQALKRLRTLGRRKESYVGPWLPEPLLTTPDVAEDVELAANVSMAMLLVLETLAPTERAVFVLREVFAVDYDEIAQAVDKTPAAVRQIAHRARAHVAARKPRGTGSPAEHRAALQAFRKAVETGDLQGLLDILAPDVVALSDGGGVKHALLRPIVGADNVARLLAVGWWKREAERTVEPVEVNGGPGLLIRVGGEIDGVLAVRVENGCVTGAYHVRNPEKLSSVAREITVSRKRPSPRRMR, encoded by the coding sequence ATGACCGAACGACACGGGAGCGCCTTGGATCCGGCGACCGAAACCTTTGTGGCCCATCGCAATCTGCTGTTCACCGTGGCCTACGAGATGCTCGGCTCGGCCACCGACGCCGAGGACGTCTTGCAGGAGACCTGGCTGCGCTGGTCGGGCGTCGCGTTCGACACGGTGCTGGATCCGCGCGCGTTCCTGGTCCGGATCACCACGCGGCAGGCGCTCAAACGGCTGCGGACGCTCGGCCGCCGCAAGGAGTCCTACGTCGGCCCGTGGCTGCCGGAACCGCTGCTGACCACACCGGACGTGGCCGAGGACGTCGAACTGGCCGCGAACGTTTCGATGGCGATGCTGCTCGTGCTGGAGACACTCGCGCCGACCGAACGGGCGGTCTTCGTGCTACGGGAGGTTTTCGCCGTCGACTACGACGAAATCGCCCAGGCCGTCGACAAGACTCCCGCCGCCGTACGCCAGATCGCTCATCGCGCGCGGGCCCACGTCGCCGCGCGCAAGCCACGCGGCACCGGATCCCCTGCCGAACACCGGGCCGCGCTCCAGGCGTTCCGGAAAGCGGTGGAAACCGGCGATCTGCAGGGCCTGCTCGACATCCTCGCGCCGGACGTCGTCGCCCTCAGCGACGGTGGCGGGGTCAAACACGCGCTCCTGCGGCCGATCGTGGGCGCGGACAACGTCGCCCGCCTGCTGGCCGTCGGATGGTGGAAACGCGAGGCGGAAAGGACCGTCGAACCGGTCGAGGTGAACGGCGGGCCCGGCCTGCTCATCCGGGTCGGCGGAGAGATCGACGGCGTGCTGGCGGTGCGAGTCGAGAACGGCTGTGTCACCGGCGCCTACCATGTCCGCAATCCCGAGAAACTCTCAAGCGTGGCAAGGGAAATCACCGTGAGCCGAAAGCGTCCTTCACCGCGTCGGATGCGGTGA